One segment of Odontesthes bonariensis isolate fOdoBon6 chromosome 1, fOdoBon6.hap1, whole genome shotgun sequence DNA contains the following:
- the LOC142382769 gene encoding isocitrate dehydrogenase [NAD] subunit alpha, mitochondrial, with protein MAAGSVWRSLVSQVMGGAVRRPALSSASFSRGMQTVTLIPGDGIGPEISSAVMKIFDAAQAPIRWEERNVTAIKGPGGRWMIPPDAKESMDQNKIGLKGPLKTPIAAGHPSMNLLLRKTFDLYANVRPCISIEGYKTPYTDVDLVTIRENTEGEYSGIEHVIVDGVVQSIKLITETASRRIAEYAFEYARNNQRSSVTAVHKANIMRMSDGLFLRKCREVAEDFKDIKFTEMYLDTVCLNMVQDPTQFDVLVMPNLYGDILSDLCAGLIGGLGVTPSGNIGANGVAIFESVHGTAPDIAGLDMANPTALLLSAVMMLRHMGLHDYGNKIQTACFDTIRDKKVLTKDLGGNSKCSEFTADICRRIQDMD; from the exons ATGGCAGCAGGCAGCGTGTGGAGGTCACTG GTGAGTCAGGTGATGGGCGGGGCCGTGAGGAGACCTGCTCTGTCCTCTGCGTCCTTCTCCAGAGGG aTGCAGACGGTCACCCTGATTCCTGGAGATGGCATCGGTCCAGAGATCTCTTCTGCGGTCATGAAGATCTTTGACGCAGCGCAG GCGCCGATCAGGTGGGAGGAGAGGAACGTCACGGCCATCAAAGGCCCCGGGGGCCGGTGGATGATCCCCCCGGATGCCAAAGAGTCCATGGACCAGAACAAGATCGGCCTCAAAG GACCCCTGAAGACGCCCATCGCCGCCGGCCACCCCTCCATGAACCTGCTGCTCAGGAAGACCTTCGACCTGTACGCCAACGTGCGGCCCTGCATTTCCATCGAGGGCTACAAGACGCCGTACACGGACGTGGACCTGGTGACCATCCGGGAGAACACGGAGGGCGAGTACAGCGGCATCGAGCACGTG ATCGTCGACGGCGTCGTTCAGAGCATCAAACTGATCACTGAGACCGCCAGCAGACGCATTGCAGAGTACGCCTTTGAATACGCCCGAAACAACCAGAGAAGCAGCGTGACAGCCGTCCACAAAGCCAACATCAT GCGGATGTCAGACGGCCTGTTCCTGAGGAAGTGTCGGGAGGTGGCCGAGGACTTCAAAGACATCAAGTTCACCGAGATGTACCTGGACACCGTGTGTCTGAAC ATGGTTCAGGATCCAACCCAGTTTGACGTCCTGGTCATGCCCAACCTGTACGGAGACATCCTGAG CGATCTGTGTGCCGGTCTGATCGGAGGTCTCGGTGTCACTCCCAGCGGGAACATCGGAGCCAACGGGGTCGCCATCTTTGAATCG GTGCACGGCACCGCCCCCGACATCGCCGGCTTGGACATGGCCAACCCCACCGCCCTGCTGCTCAGCGCCGTCATGATGCTGCGTCACATGGGTCTCCATGACTACGGCAACAAGATCCAGACGGCCTGTTTCGACACCATCAGAGACAAGAAG GTGCTGACGAAGGATCTGGGAGGAAACTCTAAATGTTCAGAGTTCACAGCTGACATCTGCCGTCGCATCCAGGATATGGACTGA